One Ictalurus punctatus breed USDA103 chromosome 21, Coco_2.0, whole genome shotgun sequence genomic window carries:
- the si:ch211-122l14.7 gene encoding probable serine/threonine-protein kinase MARK-A — MTEQSSGYIFFPEAGNMYKPEEPDDEAAFPGPLLTKKMQKDSLIRFMVQKSQECLNATDIQDPVETYFFWQIMELFCRQNGKVMMYEVGTLLFRGYGMLRKKSSELRGVKNYKNWCLPLAQLVCSNSPDGEHRELMIKMGDDFASRGLTYAAHICYVVAKVELGSHGQFDLIGCNRLPFGLRILSDIIQTTETYEYVLSLTSGRAQPNFQIFKLYYASRLTMIALYDLAIAYCETIARAVITFPGSFKRTFMERVILLSCNLHKELQEENEAEWLLELRRLHSVKVADANANANAVPEQRMPSTSSDLGSEIQDPITGEIPAYDQHTDPEDVFDSRYTMGELLGKGGFGSVYAGVRNEDGKQVAIKYVNKRHINKLLNIPGEKDNTNKEVTLLRMVSRPPCCSNIVALLEWFDMPAQVVLVLERPIPCMNLKEFTKLQNGCLSEAQTRDIMLQVIQAARHCCDRGVLHRDIKAQNLLINTDTLQVKLIDFGCGDLLKDTPYKKYAGTPAFWPPERVLFEDYNGIPATIWGLGILLSYLLVGKYPFNSKKSFDDAYLNLCPGVSRELLELLIWCLDFNPQLRPTFEDLLRHEWFVEGIQDKV, encoded by the exons ATGACAGAGCAGAGTTCTGGTTATATATTCTTTCCTGAAGCAG GGAATATGTATAAACCTGAGGAACCTGATGATGAGGCTGCATTTCCTGGCCCTCTTTTGAC CAAAAAGATGCAGAAGGACAGCCTGATTCGGTTTATGGTGCAGAAATCGCAGGAGTGTCTCAATGCTACTGATATACAGGACCCAGTGGAGACATATTTCTTCTGGCAGATTATGGAATTGTTCTGCCGTCAAAATGGA AAAGTGATGATGTATGAAGTTGGCACCCTCCTCTTTAGGGGCTATGGCATGCTTAGGAAGAAGTCATCAGAA CTCAGAGGTGTTAAGAACTATAAGAACTGGTGCCTTCCTCTCGCGCAACTTGTGTGTTCCAATTCCCCGGATGGTGAGCACAGAGAGCTTATGATCAAGATGGGAGACGATTTTG CCTCCAGAGGACTGACCTATGCAGCTCATATCTGCTACGTGGTGGCGAAAGTGGAGCTTGGTTCGCATGGTCAGTTCGATCTGATTGGATGCAACAg ATTGCCATTTGGATTGAGAATCCTGAGTGATATCATTCAGACAACCGAGACATATGAATACGTGCTGTCGTTGACCTCAGGGCGGGCCCAGCCAAACTTCCAG ATATTCAAGTTGTATTATGCCAGCAGGCTGACCATGATTGCACTTTATGATTTAGCCATTGCATACTGTGAGACCATCGCTAGGGCAGTCATCACATTCCCTGGCAGCTTCAAAAGGACCTTTATGGAACGGGTTATTTTG CTGTCTTGCAACTTGCACAAAGAGCTACAAGAGGAAAATGAAGCTGAGTGGCTGCTAGAGCTTCGCCGGCTTCACAGTGTCAAAGTAGCTGATGCAAATGCAAACGCTAATGCGGTACCAGAGCAGCGCATGCCATCTACCAGCTCTGATCTGGGTTCTGAGATTCAGGACCCGATCACTGGCGAGATCCCTGCTTATGACCAGCACACTGACCCAGAGG ATGTGTTTGATTCACGGTACACCATGGGAGAGCTTCTGGGAAAGGGAGGCTTTGGCTCTGTCTATGCAGGTGTACGTAATGAAGATGGGAAACAG GTTGCCATTAAATATGTGAACAAGAGGCACATCAACAAACTCCTTAACATT CCCGGAGAGAAGGACAACACAAACAAGGAGGTGACACTATTGAGGATGGTGTCCCGACCACCTTGCTGTAGCAACATAGTTGCGCTACTGGAGTGGTTTGACATGCCCGCTCAAGTTGTCTTGGTCCTGGAGCGTCCCATCCCCTGTATGAACCTTAAAGAATTCACTAAACTTCAGAACGGTTGTCTGTCTGAGGCACAGACTCGAGACATCATGCTGCAGGTGATTCAAGCTGCTCGTCACTGCTGTGACCGTGGAGTTTTGCACCGTGACATCAAGGCCCAGAATCTCCTAATAAATACTGATACATTGCAAGTCAAGCTGATAGATTTTGGCTGTGGTGACTTGCTGAAGGACACCCCCTACAAAAAATATGCAG GCACTCCTGCTTTCTGGCCTCCTGAGCGGGTGCTGTTCGAAGATTACAACGGCATTCCTGCTACCATCTGGGGTCTGGGCATACTCCTGTCCTACTTGCTCGTTGGAAAATACCCCTTTAACTCAAAGAAGAGCTTTGATGACGCATACCTGAATTTATGTCCTGGTGTGTCTCGAG AATTGCTCGAGCTGCTAATTTGGTGCCTGGACTTCAACCCTCAATTGCGTCCAACTTTCGAGGACTTACTCAGGCACGAGTGGTTTGTTGAGGGAATTCAGGACAAAGTCTAG